A DNA window from Rossellomorea marisflavi contains the following coding sequences:
- a CDS encoding VOC family protein — protein sequence MKIHQLELFIGNHEETVAFYRDIVGFTCTTNGDSSTDIEVGDGTLTVHKKAGVDCYYHFAFNIPVNLFESAKAFMAERVTLAREDDEDEVFFKESKARSFYFLDPAGNIVEFIAREGVNPDSHAGSFSPSEVLGISEIGVSSDEVYRCSQEVLAKGIPVRNERPVSNGETLNFMGETGDGTFIIIGRAGRRWIFSDKPGLPAPTIIKTDRGTMMFHLGG from the coding sequence ATGAAGATCCATCAGCTGGAGCTTTTCATCGGCAACCATGAAGAAACGGTTGCTTTTTATCGGGATATAGTAGGCTTCACGTGCACGACAAATGGTGACAGCTCGACGGATATTGAAGTGGGCGACGGAACCCTGACCGTCCATAAGAAAGCTGGGGTGGACTGCTACTACCATTTTGCTTTCAATATTCCGGTCAATCTGTTCGAGTCGGCAAAAGCGTTTATGGCCGAGCGGGTGACGCTTGCAAGGGAGGATGATGAGGACGAGGTGTTTTTCAAAGAATCCAAGGCCCGATCCTTCTACTTTCTAGACCCCGCTGGAAATATTGTCGAATTCATTGCGAGAGAAGGTGTGAACCCCGATTCACACGCGGGATCATTCAGTCCATCAGAGGTTCTGGGGATCAGTGAGATCGGTGTATCATCGGATGAAGTGTACCGTTGTTCCCAAGAAGTGCTGGCAAAAGGGATCCCGGTGCGAAATGAAAGGCCAGTATCAAACGGGGAAACCTTGAACTTCATGGGGGAGACCGGTGATGGAACTTTCATCATCATCGGGAGGGCCGGGAGACGCTGGATTTTCTCAGACAAACCAGGATTGCCCGCCCCGACGATCATCAAGACAGACAGGGGCACCATGATGTTCCATCTAGGTGGTTGA
- a CDS encoding LysE family transporter — MDTYLKFVLVGFSIALPVGAVTVEMTKQGLKNGFLHGWAVGVGGMTIDFFLVLAMYLGLAQVLSLPYVQLPLWVVGAIFLFGLAYDSIKNADHGITMAGDRPQSSLWKTYRNGVLVAVSPGNLVFWVSVFGTVLADSYSGSKIGFVLAAAGVLTGILIHDLGLLSIVAATRRAMNRAMIKWTSIAAGILLFGFGCYFLYEFVHDIKDYL, encoded by the coding sequence ATGGATACATATTTAAAATTTGTACTCGTCGGATTTTCCATTGCCCTCCCCGTGGGGGCCGTAACCGTGGAAATGACCAAGCAGGGACTGAAAAACGGCTTCCTCCACGGCTGGGCAGTGGGCGTCGGCGGAATGACGATCGATTTCTTCCTTGTTCTTGCCATGTATCTCGGACTCGCCCAGGTCCTGTCCCTGCCGTATGTACAGCTGCCCCTATGGGTGGTAGGAGCCATCTTCCTATTTGGCCTTGCTTATGATTCAATCAAGAATGCCGACCATGGGATCACGATGGCAGGGGATCGACCCCAATCCTCTTTATGGAAGACCTACCGGAACGGAGTGCTCGTGGCTGTATCGCCTGGTAATCTCGTTTTCTGGGTCTCTGTATTCGGCACGGTCCTGGCCGATTCCTATTCAGGCTCGAAGATCGGATTTGTCCTGGCTGCAGCGGGGGTTCTTACGGGAATTTTGATCCATGACCTGGGACTGCTCTCGATCGTGGCCGCCACCCGCAGGGCCATGAATCGAGCGATGATCAAATGGACGTCGATCGCAGCCGGGATCCTGCTATTCGGCTTCGGATGTTACTTCTTATACGAATTTGTACACGACATCAAAGACTATCTGTAA
- a CDS encoding DUF4306 domain-containing protein, with protein sequence MNGPSLRAGRSLPEQHLMSDEALKKGVIELNKRNVKTLIFLVCLTILPFAFYFSMYEGSALLEDQFEWKNSAKVSASAGEVTKTGDINQGDFFIYAAKFRPFFPIVTTICAAVIALWVIDRFLKARAHMIGNGIVGFASIIGGLYLISGVTEGSSYFSIVLLLLGAAALLLAFRSFRSGHSRSILNHS encoded by the coding sequence TTGAATGGTCCCAGCTTACGGGCAGGCAGGAGCCTCCCGGAACAACACCTCATGTCTGATGAAGCATTGAAAAAAGGTGTGATTGAATTGAATAAAAGGAATGTGAAGACCTTGATATTCCTGGTCTGCCTTACAATCCTTCCATTCGCGTTCTACTTTTCCATGTATGAAGGAAGTGCGCTGCTCGAGGATCAGTTCGAGTGGAAGAATTCGGCGAAGGTGTCGGCGAGCGCGGGGGAAGTGACAAAAACGGGGGATATCAATCAGGGGGACTTCTTCATCTATGCAGCGAAATTCCGGCCATTTTTCCCGATTGTGACGACGATTTGCGCAGCTGTCATTGCATTATGGGTCATCGACCGCTTCTTGAAGGCCCGTGCCCATATGATCGGTAACGGGATTGTAGGTTTTGCCTCCATCATCGGTGGCCTCTACTTGATCAGCGGCGTCACAGAAGGAAGCAGTTATTTCAGTATTGTGCTTCTTCTACTCGGTGCAGCTGCCCTGCTTCTTGCTTTCAGGAGCTTCAGGTCGGGGCACTCACGCTCGATTTTGAACCATTCATAA
- a CDS encoding GbsR/MarR family transcriptional regulator: MHNEGLVAQARERVIESVARNMHLYGVSPSIGRIYGTLYFENRPMTLDELKEELEMSKTSMSTGVRTLLELNMVEKVWRKGERKDLYQVKNDWYQNFIDRFTTQWRKGTQMNLDASVKSMRDLETAIADTDDEETAQRAKDHLERITYAIEYYNWLNQVIDLFESRKIFDLTQHNEE; this comes from the coding sequence ATGCATAATGAAGGTTTAGTCGCCCAGGCACGGGAGAGAGTCATTGAATCCGTGGCGAGAAACATGCATTTATACGGGGTTTCTCCTTCCATAGGACGCATTTACGGGACCCTCTATTTTGAAAATAGACCAATGACCCTGGATGAGCTGAAGGAAGAGCTGGAAATGAGTAAAACCAGCATGTCCACCGGTGTCAGGACGTTGTTGGAATTGAATATGGTTGAAAAAGTATGGCGAAAGGGTGAGAGGAAGGATCTGTACCAGGTGAAGAATGACTGGTATCAAAACTTCATCGACCGGTTCACCACTCAATGGAGGAAGGGAACCCAGATGAATCTCGACGCCTCCGTCAAATCCATGCGGGACCTGGAAACTGCCATAGCAGACACAGATGACGAAGAAACCGCTCAGAGGGCAAAGGATCACCTCGAGAGGATCACCTACGCCATTGAATACTATAATTGGCTGAATCAGGTCATCGACCTTTTTGAATCGAGGAAGATTTTCGACCTCACTCAACATAATGAAGAATGA
- the proV gene encoding glycine betaine/L-proline ABC transporter ATP-binding protein ProV, with translation MAEKKISVQNVTKVFGKSPQQGVKLLNEGKTKREILEKTGMTVGVNKASFDVYAGEIFVIMGLSGSGKSTLVRMLNRLIDPTDGEVLIDGKNIVKLKPNELREVRRKKLSMVFQRFALFPHRTVLDNTEYGLEVQGVEKSKRKQKAIESLELVGLKGYENSYPSELSGGMQQRVGLARALANDPDILLMDEAFSALDPLIRKDMQNELLELQEKMEKTIVFITHDLDEALRIGDRIALMKDGNIVQVGTPEEIMTNPANDYVERFVEDVDLSKVLTAEHVMKRPEMVRIDRGPRVAVKVMKDEGISHLFVVDSKQKLLGAVTIEAASAAVKNQQTLQDILITDIESLKPETLLVDMFEQVATASLPLPVVTEEGRLRGVIVRGAVLGALAGLESDMNLTTETKEHSDTNVDAEGIEVNNI, from the coding sequence ATGGCTGAGAAGAAAATTAGCGTTCAAAACGTTACTAAAGTCTTTGGTAAATCGCCCCAACAGGGAGTCAAACTCCTGAACGAGGGCAAGACCAAACGGGAAATACTTGAAAAGACCGGCATGACCGTCGGTGTAAACAAAGCAAGCTTCGATGTATATGCAGGTGAAATCTTCGTAATCATGGGGCTTTCAGGAAGTGGAAAATCAACATTGGTAAGGATGCTCAATCGCCTGATTGACCCGACCGATGGAGAAGTCCTCATTGATGGCAAGAACATCGTTAAGCTCAAACCCAACGAGCTTAGGGAAGTAAGAAGGAAGAAACTGAGCATGGTGTTCCAACGCTTCGCACTATTCCCTCACCGAACTGTTCTCGATAATACTGAATATGGACTTGAAGTCCAAGGTGTAGAAAAATCCAAACGTAAGCAAAAGGCTATCGAATCCCTTGAGCTTGTAGGTCTCAAAGGATACGAAAACAGCTACCCGAGCGAACTCAGCGGTGGTATGCAGCAGCGTGTCGGTCTGGCGCGTGCCCTTGCAAACGACCCTGATATCCTTCTCATGGATGAAGCATTCAGCGCATTGGATCCGTTGATCCGTAAAGACATGCAGAATGAACTTCTCGAGCTTCAAGAGAAAATGGAGAAGACCATCGTCTTCATCACCCATGACCTTGATGAAGCCCTTCGCATCGGCGACCGCATCGCCCTTATGAAAGATGGGAACATCGTACAGGTGGGTACACCGGAAGAGATCATGACAAACCCTGCCAACGACTATGTTGAGCGTTTCGTAGAGGACGTCGACTTGTCTAAAGTGCTCACTGCTGAGCATGTCATGAAGCGCCCTGAAATGGTGCGCATCGACCGCGGACCGCGTGTAGCCGTGAAAGTCATGAAGGACGAGGGGATCTCCCACTTGTTCGTCGTGGACAGCAAACAGAAGCTGCTTGGTGCCGTCACCATCGAAGCTGCTTCGGCAGCGGTGAAAAATCAACAAACGCTTCAGGATATCCTGATCACGGATATCGAGTCTCTCAAACCTGAGACACTGCTTGTCGATATGTTCGAACAAGTCGCAACGGCAAGCCTGCCACTTCCAGTCGTGACAGAAGAAGGCAGACTGCGTGGAGTCATCGTAAGGGGTGCCGTATTAGGCGCACTTGCCGGTCTCGAATCAGACATGAATCTTACAACCGAAACAAAAGAACACTCAGATACAAATGTAGACGCTGAGGGAATCGAGGTGAATAACATATGA
- a CDS encoding ABC transporter permease, with protein MTFLPKLPLASWVDSFVNWIKDIFGPFFDFLTDAIGSVVDFFVMVLESIPTLLLILIFVALAWWVSRWTIAVFTAVGLLLIDNLGYWDGTIDTLALVLASVIISIIIGIPIGIWISQSDRAMKIITPILDFMQTMPAFVYLIPAIIFFGIGVVPGIIASVIFSMPPTIRLTNLGIRQVPEDLVEASNAFGSTPRQKLFKVQLPLATSTIMAGINQSIMLALSMVVIASLVGAPGLGADVYRAVTQLKVGVGFEAGLAIVILAIVLDRISQNIGSSKN; from the coding sequence ATGACATTCCTACCGAAACTTCCGTTAGCAAGCTGGGTGGATAGCTTCGTCAACTGGATCAAAGACATCTTCGGACCGTTCTTTGACTTCCTGACTGATGCCATCGGATCTGTTGTTGATTTCTTCGTCATGGTTCTTGAATCGATCCCTACGCTTCTGTTGATTTTGATTTTTGTTGCCCTCGCCTGGTGGGTGAGCCGCTGGACCATCGCCGTATTTACGGCAGTCGGCCTGTTGCTCATTGACAATCTTGGTTACTGGGATGGAACGATCGATACGCTCGCCCTCGTCTTAGCATCCGTTATCATATCTATCATAATAGGTATACCAATCGGGATCTGGATTTCACAAAGTGACCGCGCGATGAAAATCATCACGCCGATCCTTGACTTTATGCAGACGATGCCTGCATTCGTCTATCTGATTCCGGCAATCATCTTCTTCGGAATCGGAGTTGTACCGGGTATCATTGCATCTGTCATCTTCTCCATGCCTCCAACGATCCGTCTGACCAACCTCGGGATTCGTCAGGTGCCGGAAGATCTCGTGGAAGCATCGAATGCATTCGGTTCAACACCACGTCAGAAACTGTTCAAAGTTCAGCTGCCGCTGGCTACAAGCACCATCATGGCCGGTATCAACCAAAGCATCATGCTGGCCCTTTCCATGGTCGTCATCGCTTCACTTGTCGGTGCTCCTGGACTAGGCGCAGATGTTTACCGTGCTGTTACCCAATTGAAAGTCGGTGTTGGTTTTGAAGCTGGTCTGGCCATCGTCATCCTGGCGATTGTGCTCGATCGGATTTCTCAAAATATAGGTTCATCTAAAAACTAA
- a CDS encoding glycine betaine ABC transporter substrate-binding protein has product MKKLRIAGLASILALSVGLAACGNDSKEGKTIGDEVDYKITGIEPGAGIMTATNKALEEYDNLKDYKLVESSSAAMAAELDKAIKNEDPIIVTGWTPHWMFAKYDLKYLKDPKGVYGDAEKIETFARKGLKEDQPSAYTVLDQFSWTNDDIGEVMVDIQEGTDPAEAADKWVKDNKDKVDEWTKGADKVSGEDITLSYVAWDSEIASTNVVAKVLESIGYKVKLVQLDAGPMFTAVAEGNADATVSGWLPLTHKDYLDKYGDKMDRLGPNLEGAKTGLVVPSYVEADSIEDLK; this is encoded by the coding sequence ATGAAAAAACTACGTATTGCTGGTTTGGCTTCCATCCTCGCTCTATCTGTAGGATTGGCCGCTTGTGGAAATGATTCAAAAGAAGGCAAGACCATCGGTGATGAAGTGGACTACAAAATCACCGGGATCGAGCCTGGAGCCGGTATCATGACGGCAACGAACAAAGCCCTGGAAGAGTACGATAATCTTAAAGACTACAAATTGGTCGAGTCTTCTTCAGCTGCAATGGCTGCAGAGCTTGATAAAGCCATCAAAAATGAAGATCCAATCATCGTGACCGGCTGGACTCCGCATTGGATGTTCGCCAAGTATGACCTGAAATATTTGAAAGACCCTAAAGGTGTGTACGGTGACGCTGAAAAAATCGAAACCTTCGCACGTAAAGGTTTGAAAGAAGATCAACCGAGCGCCTACACCGTGCTGGATCAGTTCAGCTGGACGAATGATGACATCGGTGAAGTCATGGTCGATATCCAAGAAGGTACCGATCCTGCCGAAGCTGCTGATAAATGGGTAAAAGACAACAAAGATAAAGTCGATGAATGGACAAAAGGTGCTGACAAAGTAAGCGGCGAAGACATCACCCTTTCTTATGTAGCATGGGATTCCGAAATCGCCAGCACGAATGTTGTGGCAAAAGTACTTGAGAGCATCGGATACAAAGTGAAGCTTGTTCAGCTGGATGCAGGTCCAATGTTCACGGCTGTAGCTGAAGGAAATGCAGATGCGACGGTATCCGGATGGTTGCCATTGACTCATAAAGACTACCTTGATAAATATGGTGATAAGATGGACCGTCTTGGACCAAACCTTGAAGGTGCAAAAACAGGTCTTGTCGTTCCTTCTTATGTAGAAGCCGACTCAATCGAAGATCTTAAATAA
- a CDS encoding GNAT family N-acetyltransferase, with protein MKIIVDDVSGAVIQELITSHLASMNETSPPESVHALGIDKLRREDVTVWSAWIEESLAGCGALKELDPTHGEIKSMKTDPGHLRKGVAGALLSHIIQEAKNRGYRRLSLETGSMDAFRPAQLLYERAGFHYCPPFGSYTDDPNSRFMTLEL; from the coding sequence GTGAAAATCATAGTAGATGATGTATCGGGAGCGGTCATTCAAGAATTGATTACAAGTCATCTAGCAAGCATGAATGAGACGTCCCCACCGGAAAGTGTGCATGCGTTGGGAATCGATAAGCTCAGGAGAGAGGATGTTACCGTTTGGAGTGCCTGGATAGAGGAATCCCTGGCCGGGTGCGGAGCCTTGAAAGAACTAGATCCCACCCACGGTGAAATTAAATCCATGAAGACCGACCCCGGACACCTTCGGAAAGGCGTGGCCGGCGCCCTTCTCTCCCACATCATACAGGAAGCAAAGAATCGGGGGTATCGCCGGCTCAGTCTTGAGACAGGCTCCATGGATGCCTTCCGTCCTGCTCAGCTCCTGTATGAGCGCGCAGGCTTCCATTACTGCCCACCATTCGGATCATATACCGATGACCCGAACAGCCGGTTCATGACATTGGAATTATAA
- a CDS encoding ATP-grasp domain-containing protein, whose translation MFIIKKENVSPMLMETAQHLHIPVIDEECEGPLELDEHSRVLTNSEACLQRLNEWAPHHPFTRISQMVKQKATFRAMLSDLFPDYYFQLVSLQELRSMSKEILPFPLVIKPNKGYSSVGVKLVQDRSEWDRSVAELYGELTLSKGVYSESVVDQDEIIIEKWIDGEEYAVDCYFDHEGKPVILNILKRMFASSTDTSDRMYYTSTSIVAEVFHEVEGFLHKLSGMLEVSHYPFHLELRRSEAGMMAIELNPLRFAGAGTTDISTHAYGINGAEAYMLNERPDWSEILKRTDDRIYGFCCIELPVDILKQDLHSFDHEALKERFTDILEYRNVESSDDQMLSVVFFRTSSMEEVHDLLHVELNPYITEKKEGVPS comes from the coding sequence GTGTTTATTATAAAAAAAGAAAATGTATCCCCCATGTTAATGGAAACGGCCCAGCACCTTCATATACCCGTTATTGATGAAGAGTGCGAAGGACCATTGGAACTGGACGAGCATTCCAGAGTACTGACGAATTCCGAGGCATGCCTTCAGCGTCTGAATGAATGGGCGCCTCATCATCCTTTCACCCGGATTTCCCAGATGGTCAAACAAAAGGCAACGTTCAGAGCGATGTTGTCCGATCTATTCCCGGACTACTATTTCCAACTGGTATCCCTGCAAGAATTACGCTCCATGTCAAAAGAGATCCTGCCATTCCCCCTCGTCATCAAGCCGAATAAAGGCTATTCAAGTGTCGGGGTGAAGCTGGTTCAAGATCGCTCCGAATGGGATCGATCCGTTGCTGAGCTATATGGCGAGCTGACCCTGTCCAAGGGAGTCTACAGCGAGTCGGTCGTAGACCAGGACGAGATCATCATCGAGAAGTGGATTGACGGGGAGGAGTATGCAGTCGACTGCTACTTCGATCATGAAGGGAAACCGGTGATCCTGAACATCCTGAAGAGGATGTTTGCCTCTTCAACCGATACATCCGACCGTATGTACTATACGTCTACGTCCATCGTGGCAGAAGTATTCCATGAAGTGGAGGGATTCCTTCACAAACTTAGCGGGATGCTTGAAGTCAGTCACTACCCCTTCCACTTGGAGCTGCGCCGCAGTGAAGCCGGTATGATGGCAATTGAGTTGAACCCGCTCCGCTTTGCTGGAGCCGGTACGACGGATATCAGTACCCATGCATACGGCATCAATGGTGCAGAGGCTTATATGCTCAATGAACGTCCGGACTGGTCGGAAATCTTAAAGCGCACCGACGATCGCATCTATGGGTTCTGTTGCATAGAACTTCCTGTAGACATATTGAAACAGGACTTGCACAGCTTTGATCATGAAGCATTGAAAGAACGTTTCACGGATATCCTCGAATACCGGAACGTCGAATCATCTGATGATCAGATGCTTTCAGTGGTCTTTTTCAGAACGTCATCCATGGAAGAGGTTCACGATCTTCTGCACGTAGAGTTGAACCCGTATATCACCGAGAAGAAAGAGGGGGTACCGTCATGA
- a CDS encoding methyl-accepting chemotaxis protein, whose amino-acid sequence MKSFNLNPKKSLQGQMFLNFMIPFAIIGLALFIFVKSITGYIIDEHVLPEFDQILEMNGENLSAFTDENVVNQVIAGEGGESQLTTFLDEYAKGKEGLEYVYVLTRQNGKDYIVGMNGSSDAMVESPFTDDQARAFEEKKSVLTSIYTDKWGSHKSYFVPVDGSDAIIGVDMSTQFIDDLITTINLFLIGFVVMAILIGGVIAYLFGRNMNKHIQKLVHSMDKMASGDLTEEITTSRQDEIGTLSDKFEHMRGNLIRMIESVKTNADAIDATSVDLVTGFSEMTEASEQIATGTMEEARASESRSQHIERISAGTTSMSDEVKALTEQTGLIDQFTQSTSQRAKEGSDQIVRITDQITRIQKNSQISHERLMTLENKIVAINRDIDLIKDISDQTNLLSLNASIEAARAGEAGKGFAVVAEEVQNLARLTDSNVKTINQAIQEINQQTAEMMDANKEVNSDIEDGVNLVATSGELFETIFHGVQGLSDEVRKMVSSMDTVQSNTKDSIESIHEIAAISEEGVATLQEIASSSEQQNTTVRTLQTKNSELKTMADSLKEEVQRFKL is encoded by the coding sequence ATGAAATCATTCAATCTGAATCCGAAGAAGTCACTGCAAGGCCAGATGTTCCTGAACTTCATGATTCCATTTGCAATCATCGGACTGGCGCTGTTCATTTTCGTGAAATCCATCACCGGATACATTATCGATGAACATGTGCTTCCGGAATTCGATCAGATCCTCGAGATGAATGGAGAGAATTTATCCGCGTTCACCGATGAAAACGTCGTGAATCAGGTGATAGCAGGCGAGGGTGGTGAATCCCAGCTCACAACATTCCTTGATGAGTACGCCAAGGGCAAGGAAGGCCTCGAGTACGTGTACGTGCTGACCCGGCAGAATGGGAAAGACTACATCGTCGGGATGAATGGATCGTCCGATGCCATGGTGGAATCTCCGTTCACGGATGATCAGGCACGTGCGTTTGAGGAGAAGAAATCCGTCCTTACCTCTATTTATACAGATAAATGGGGAAGTCATAAATCCTACTTCGTTCCGGTGGATGGATCTGATGCCATCATCGGCGTCGATATGAGCACGCAGTTCATAGATGACCTCATCACCACGATCAATCTTTTCCTCATCGGATTTGTGGTCATGGCCATCCTCATCGGCGGTGTCATTGCATACTTATTCGGACGCAACATGAATAAGCATATCCAGAAGCTTGTCCACTCCATGGATAAAATGGCCAGTGGAGATCTGACCGAAGAAATCACCACGTCGAGGCAAGACGAGATCGGGACCCTTTCCGATAAGTTCGAGCATATGCGCGGGAATCTTATCCGGATGATCGAAAGCGTGAAGACGAATGCAGACGCGATCGATGCCACAAGCGTTGATCTCGTGACAGGCTTCAGTGAGATGACCGAGGCTTCGGAACAAATCGCCACGGGAACGATGGAGGAAGCGCGGGCGAGCGAGAGCCGCTCACAGCATATCGAGCGGATCTCAGCCGGTACCACTTCCATGTCTGATGAAGTGAAGGCTTTGACAGAACAGACCGGACTCATCGACCAGTTCACACAGAGCACGAGCCAACGGGCAAAAGAAGGGTCTGATCAGATTGTGAGGATCACCGATCAAATCACCCGGATCCAGAAGAACAGCCAGATCAGCCACGAACGATTGATGACCCTGGAAAATAAAATCGTCGCCATCAACCGGGATATTGACCTGATCAAGGACATTTCAGATCAAACCAATCTCCTCTCACTTAATGCTTCCATTGAAGCAGCCAGGGCGGGAGAAGCTGGAAAAGGGTTTGCCGTCGTGGCAGAAGAGGTTCAGAATCTGGCGCGCCTGACTGATTCCAATGTAAAAACCATTAATCAGGCCATCCAAGAGATCAACCAGCAGACAGCCGAAATGATGGATGCCAACAAAGAAGTCAATTCCGATATCGAAGACGGAGTGAATCTTGTAGCTACAAGCGGAGAGCTGTTTGAAACCATCTTCCACGGTGTCCAGGGCCTCTCCGATGAAGTGAGGAAAATGGTATCGAGCATGGATACCGTGCAATCAAACACAAAAGATTCCATTGAATCCATCCATGAAATCGCGGCGATCTCAGAGGAAGGGGTGGCGACGCTTCAGGAAATCGCCTCATCTTCCGAACAGCAGAATACCACGGTCCGAACCCTTCAAACGAAAAACAGTGAGCTGAAGACCATGGCCGACTCATTGAAGGAAGAAGTCCAAAGGTTCAAATTGTAG